TCCACCCGTTTGCGCGGCCGGATCAGTGAAATCGCCCGCTTTGAGAAGTCGGATGTCACGGCATCAACATGGCGGGCGGCCAGCGGCGAAGCGAAGGTAAAATTGCCGTCGCGCGGCATCACCTGGGTTTTGCCGCCGGTGCCGCTGCCCAGCGCCAGCAGCCCATCGGCCCGCCGCCGGGCGACGCTGGTCAGAATCTGGCCGCGTCCCACTCCCAGCACCGGCAGGCCGGGTGAAAATTGCCGTCGTAAAACCGAGGCCTGTAGCGGGCCGGTCTCGTTGGGCAGGGCGGAGAACAGTCGTTCCAGCAGCATCGTGGCGCCGGTGTCGCTGTCGGCGAGAAGCACCGAGGCCCTGACATCCAGGCCCTCCTGCCGCAGCCTGCCACCGAGCGACACCAGGCGCGATTTCGACATGGCGGTTTCGAACGGTTCGCCGAGCCCGAGCGCGGTCGCGGCATCGCTGGCCTTAGTGCGAGCCACGAGTTCAACGCCGAGGCGAAGTGCGGCCCGCTCGTCATAGCGTGCACTCCGGGCGCTATAGCTTTCGATCTGCTCCACCAGCCCTTCGAGGACCAGCAGCATCTGCGACGCGCCAAGCTTTTCGGCCTGTCGGCGGCAGCGTTCGATCAGCAGTGCATGGGCCGTCAGGCCCGCAGTCACCCCGACGTCCAGAAGCTGGGCAAGAAGCTCGGTGCAGGCGGTCGCCAGCGCCCCTGTGTCGGCTGTGCCTGCCGCAATGGCCGATGCGCCCCCGACCACGGCTTCCGACGTGTCGTCGGCAGCACGAAAAGCGCGGATCGCGAGCGCCACGTGAACGCAGTTCCGCTGCTGGATACAGTCGCAGCGAGCATAGCCGAGGTCACCGGGTACAAGAAACCGGACGCTTGCCATCGGCAGCCTTGCAGCAGGCACTTGGCCGTAGACGAGCCGAACCGAATGGCGGGTCCCGAGCAGACGATTGAGCTCGGCCTTTGCTGAGGGGGCGAGGGCGGCTTCAAAACCCTCGAGATCGAGCGTGGCAGGGTTCCAAGCGACGGCAACGTCCGGCTGTCCGTCCCTGTCTTGCGTCCGCGTCTCTCGGCAAGCCATGGCCAGCATCACCCGGTGGCGGCAGACGCCGGAAGACGGGCAGGTGCAACTGGCGTCGGCAAGCTCACGTCCGGGTGCCAGCCGGGTCAGCGTACCGTCGGCAAACCGAGCCTCGATCGTACCGTCATCGAGTTCGGCAAGCTCAGGTCCGGTGCCGTTTGCAAGCTCTCGCTGCGCACGCTTGACCAGCCCGGCATTGGAAAGCTGGGTCAGGCCGTCATCGGTCAATGCGGTGAGGTCGGCGCGTGCCATTCCTAGCGTCCGATCTTGGCGGCCAGCCAGCCGGCCAGCTCGCCGGGGGTCATGGCGCCTACTTCGGCGCCGGCGCTGACCAGACGACGCGCCATCTCCCGGTCATAGGCCGGCTCGGCGTCTGAATCGAGCGCTGCCAAACCGAGCACCAGCGTGCGCTGTGCCGTCAGTTCGGCCACTCTTTGCAGCAGCATCGCCTCGCTTGCGCCCTCGTAGAAATCCGAGATCAGAATCACGATCGCATTCTCCGGCTGGGTGATCAGATCTGCGGCATAGCCGACCGCTCTTTGGATATCCGTTCCGCCGCCGAGCTGTACCTTCATCAGCAGTTCGCAGGGATCATCGACATCGCTCGTCAGGTCGACCACGCTGGTGTCGAAGGCGACGAGGTGAGTTTTCACCCCGGGCAAGCCCCAGAGGCAGGCCGCCGTCACGGCGGAATGGATGACGGAGTCGAGCATAGAGCCGCTCTGGTCGACCAAGAGGATCACCTGCCATTGCTTCATATGTCGGCGGTTGCGGGCAAAGAAATGCAGCCTCTCTACGGTCAGCTGTCGACTTTCGGCATTGTAGTGTTTGAGATTATCCTTCAGAACACGACGGAAATCGAGATCGCTGGCGATCTTGAAACGGCTGTGGCGCCGCCGATCAACGACGCCGGAAAAGGCGACCGCCATCTCCCGCGACAGCTTTTCCATCAGCTGGCGCACGACCTCCTGCACCAGCTTGCGTGCCATCACAAGGATGTCAGGCGACATCAGGTGCTTGGTCCGCAGAACCGCCTTCAGCAGTGTCTCGTTGGGTTCGGCCCGCGACAGGACGTCGGGATTGGTCACGATGTCATCGATGGCATAATGCTCGATCGCATCGCGCTCCAGCCGCTCGATGGTTTCCTTGGGAAACAGCCGATGGATGTCGTTGATCCATTGCGGCGTGGTGAGGGCGGAGGGACCGCGCCCGCCCTGACGGCTGATATTGCGGGCGCCGTCCTCATCATCACGGCCGTAGAGCCAGTCGAGAGCTGCATCCATGGCCATGGCATCGCCCGACATCGTGCAGCCGGCAGCGCTGCAGGCAGCGTCCGACGCCTCGCCCAGGATAAGGCGCCAGCGGGTGAGCGGGTCAAGTGCTGCGGCTTGGCTCATTTCACAGCCGTCTCGGCCAACAGCGCCAGGCCGCGCAGCAATTCGCTGACGGTCACCGCATCAAGCTCGTCGAACTTGCGCTCGCTGGTCTTGGTGCGTGCATAGGGCTGTTCTAGCGATAGTTTGCCAAGGGTCTGCTCCTTGTCCTCCCAATCGCCGCCACCGGTAAAGATGCCGTCGGAGAAATAGAACATCGCGGCATGCGTGCTGCCGTCGGGAAACTGTACAGGCCGCTCCAGCCACCAGATGCAGCCGCTATCCTGGGGTGCGCCGAGCCGCCAGCCGCGCGCGGCCATTCCCCTAAGCCGCGGAGACTCGACTTTTAGGCCCTCGAAGCGGCTGATTTCGCTGGTATCCTTCTCGGTCTCCAGCAGCAGGTGGATTTCGCGGCCGAGCTGCGGGAAGGGCTGTGAGATCTCATAATCGCCGAACAGCGCTCCCCAGGCATCGAGCCCGCCTGCTGGCAGATGCAGCGGATGCACGGTCCCGATGAAGCCTGTCGCCTGCGCCGAGAAATCGAGATCGAGCGTCTCGTCCTGCGCGTCAGTGACGGACAGATCGTCAGAGACCCGGAAGATCGTCGTCGGCGCAGTGGAGGGATCATGGTCGGCATACACTCCCCATACAAGTCGCTGGGTCAGGTGACCGATCAGCGGATGGCTGGCAAAGAAGGTCCAGAACACCTCCGGCGCGGCGCGGCGCGATGTGGACAGCATGTTTTCCAGCCGTGTGATCTGCAGGCTGGAGATGGCGCGGGCATCCTTTTTTAGCGCTGCCCAGCGCTTGGTTGCCTCCGCCGCCAGTTCCTGGTCGTCCGACTTGATCGGCTTCGGCAGGTCCTTGAGCCGCTTGCCGGTCTCGTCCTTCACCCAGGGCTTGAGGAATTCGTCGAAGCCGACGCGGAAGCGCCGGTCGCCGAAGATGAGATCCATGCCGCCGCGATCATCGAGATCGAGATCGGGCGCCAGCCGGTCTGCCAGTTCTTCCGGCGTCAGCTCGCGGGCTTCGGCCAGCACCGCGATTTTTTCACGGGCCTTTTCCTGCAGGCCCTTGAACTTCAATTTTTCAGCGATGCCATTGAGGTTCATCAGTGCCACGTCGGTGCCGATGTCGGCAAGCACGTCGAGGCCCGTCACGGCGCGTGCGTGGGCGGCCTCGCCTGGCCATTTGCGGATCAGGCGGGTCAGCTTGCGGGCGCATTCGTCGTCGCCCATCCAGCCCACGGCCCTGAGCGCCCAGCCATCCTTGGAGGGAGCGCCATCGGCCAGCCAGGCGGCAAACATGTCCCAGGCGAATCCTGCCTGACTTTCCGGCGTGGTGAACTCCTTGACGATATCGATGCCGCCGTAAATCCCCTCCGGCGTGCTGAAGGACAGCATTTCGGCGATTGCGGCCATAGCCTCGTCAGACAAAGCGCCGCCCTGCTTCAGCAACGGTCGCGTCATCGCCGCCGGCTTGAACCAGGTGGGCAGCTTGGCAATGCGCGCCGGATAGCGCTGCAGCGGATCGCGATCAAGAACCTCCGAAACCGCCTCGGGCACCTTGGCGTCCTGGGTGGTATAGTCTTGGGCCACGGCTTCAATCGCCGCGCGTCCATCGTTGCGATCGCCGGCGATCCAGCGCAAGGCATGCTCGGCGGCCTCGCGCGCAATGCCCTTGTCGCCGACGGCGTCGGGGATCAGCCGGGTCACTGCCGTCTGCCGGTGCGTGCGCAGCCATTGCATGGCCGGAACACGAGCCTTCTTGAGCTTGAGCAGGGCGCGGGCCGCATGCGGCGCAATTTCCGAGGCGTCGACATCCTTGGCGCGGTCAATCATGCCGATAGGATCACCTTCAATCTGCCTCAGAAGGCCCGGCAGGCCGCGCTCGCCGAAACGGGCCATCATGCGTGGATAGACGTCATCGGCGAAATAACCGGTCGCGACACCCGGGCAGCTCCACAGCACCAGTGCCAACGCATCCGGTTGACGGTCGATACCGGCAAAAAGCGTGTTCCAGCCACTTGAATTGATCGCATAGGATTTCGCACGATGAATCTGCATCACGCGCTCGTAGATAAAGCCTAGCACGTCGCCTTCGTCGTCACCGCGCTGGGGCAAAGGCCTCGATCGGGCCGGAACGCCGTACCAGTCCGGGAAGGGCTTGGCTTCGAATTCCGTGATCAGTTCGATCAGTTCGTCGGTATTGGCGATAACCTTCGCCTGGGATATCCGCCAGTGGTTTTCGTGGCCGGGAGGCCCATCGGGCTCGTAGCGGAATTGTGTCTCAGCCGGCTTGAGCGAAAGGACGAGATCGTCGCTCTTCTTCGCCTTCTTGCGCCATGGCGGGTCTTGCAGAACCGCAGGCAGCGCATCGTTCCCGGCGAGCGTCACATTCTGCGCCTCCAACAGGCGGTCGAGCTGGCTCAGTGCTTTATTGTTGCCTTGCAGCCATTGCTTCAGCGTATCGGCAGGATAGCGCTTCGTCATGTCTAGAACGCGCGAGCGGATAACCGGATCGCTACGGCCGGCAGCGAGCGACGTGACATACTGCCGGAAGACATTCGCGGGATTGGCTTCGGTCGCCTCGTCAAGGGCGGCGCGGATCCATTTCTCATGCAAGAAGGGAAGCAGCAGGCCGAGCGCTGCGTCTTCGCCGGTCGCCAGCACGATGCGCGCCACGAGCGTCCGCTGTGCATCGTAGGCATAGTGCAACAGCCATTCGAGCGCGGGCAGGGCTGACTCGCGATAGAGATCGGCAGCGCCAATGACGGTAGCTGCGATGTCTTCGAGAGGCAGGTCGAAATAGGTGTAATAGATGAAATAGGTGCGTTTCGTCCGCCAGCGCACGACGGCAGAGGGCGGCGCCTCGGCGATCAGCGGCACCATTTCCAAGGTTGCACCGACAT
The window above is part of the Allorhizobium ampelinum S4 genome. Proteins encoded here:
- a CDS encoding SWIM zinc finger family protein, translating into MARADLTALTDDGLTQLSNAGLVKRAQRELANGTGPELAELDDGTIEARFADGTLTRLAPGRELADASCTCPSSGVCRHRVMLAMACRETRTQDRDGQPDVAVAWNPATLDLEGFEAALAPSAKAELNRLLGTRHSVRLVYGQVPAARLPMASVRFLVPGDLGYARCDCIQQRNCVHVALAIRAFRAADDTSEAVVGGASAIAAGTADTGALATACTELLAQLLDVGVTAGLTAHALLIERCRRQAEKLGASQMLLVLEGLVEQIESYSARSARYDERAALRLGVELVARTKASDAATALGLGEPFETAMSKSRLVSLGGRLRQEGLDVRASVLLADSDTGATMLLERLFSALPNETGPLQASVLRRQFSPGLPVLGVGRGQILTSVARRRADGLLALGSGTGGKTQVMPRDGNFTFASPLAARHVDAVTSDFSKRAISLIRPRKRVDDIHVFEVEEALGQSWSAGAQIWEGAVRLANEGGTLHLEREFDAGAPAATGVLAAAMEGRWGRIRYIAGPVRLDGDALVCEPWSLSADRFIVPDLDTPEEMMATVTPRQVSQQSDILDEVERLLSGSIHAGSRARAHREAVGKPLKARLTAAGFVSLASRLGDWMVAEPGRATSTFCDVAVWLLTLKESHV
- a CDS encoding VWA domain-containing protein, which codes for MSQAAALDPLTRWRLILGEASDAACSAAGCTMSGDAMAMDAALDWLYGRDDEDGARNISRQGGRGPSALTTPQWINDIHRLFPKETIERLERDAIEHYAIDDIVTNPDVLSRAEPNETLLKAVLRTKHLMSPDILVMARKLVQEVVRQLMEKLSREMAVAFSGVVDRRRHSRFKIASDLDFRRVLKDNLKHYNAESRQLTVERLHFFARNRRHMKQWQVILLVDQSGSMLDSVIHSAVTAACLWGLPGVKTHLVAFDTSVVDLTSDVDDPCELLMKVQLGGGTDIQRAVGYAADLITQPENAIVILISDFYEGASEAMLLQRVAELTAQRTLVLGLAALDSDAEPAYDREMARRLVSAGAEVGAMTPGELAGWLAAKIGR
- a CDS encoding WGR and DUF4132 domain-containing protein; this translates as MERYELVEGTSSKFWQVSLDGTTLTVTYGRIGTQGQTKEKEFDSVDAAIKEKNKLVKEKTGKGYALSGSGPAPVKTATPKPKAAEKKEMPVQQAAALALAERPVTSAEAPAAAVPPEAPAEPAPAPLVIESSEELEKLLGDPLPTRTEPQTTYYLEADAWKALRNTLQVTLPKATEKEKASAQWLEERLGEDGPKAPAGGGAVGWLKSKLGGKQEAFMGVEEARTWITHILNATNRLSITLGGGDEKSRPVDLLCLRYFFHWLARTSGAPIVAEAALPLVGTENQARRSYENSAWSSALSLALRDALVKAPAEEYEQVVDVFMQACDEQVDWKRRAYFAFVLGDDRVGEHDLKALAVLNGAAVSGLDVGATLEMVPLIAEAPPSAVVRWRTKRTYFIYYTYFDLPLEDIAATVIGAADLYRESALPALEWLLHYAYDAQRTLVARIVLATGEDAALGLLLPFLHEKWIRAALDEATEANPANVFRQYVTSLAAGRSDPVIRSRVLDMTKRYPADTLKQWLQGNNKALSQLDRLLEAQNVTLAGNDALPAVLQDPPWRKKAKKSDDLVLSLKPAETQFRYEPDGPPGHENHWRISQAKVIANTDELIELITEFEAKPFPDWYGVPARSRPLPQRGDDEGDVLGFIYERVMQIHRAKSYAINSSGWNTLFAGIDRQPDALALVLWSCPGVATGYFADDVYPRMMARFGERGLPGLLRQIEGDPIGMIDRAKDVDASEIAPHAARALLKLKKARVPAMQWLRTHRQTAVTRLIPDAVGDKGIAREAAEHALRWIAGDRNDGRAAIEAVAQDYTTQDAKVPEAVSEVLDRDPLQRYPARIAKLPTWFKPAAMTRPLLKQGGALSDEAMAAIAEMLSFSTPEGIYGGIDIVKEFTTPESQAGFAWDMFAAWLADGAPSKDGWALRAVGWMGDDECARKLTRLIRKWPGEAAHARAVTGLDVLADIGTDVALMNLNGIAEKLKFKGLQEKAREKIAVLAEARELTPEELADRLAPDLDLDDRGGMDLIFGDRRFRVGFDEFLKPWVKDETGKRLKDLPKPIKSDDQELAAEATKRWAALKKDARAISSLQITRLENMLSTSRRAAPEVFWTFFASHPLIGHLTQRLVWGVYADHDPSTAPTTIFRVSDDLSVTDAQDETLDLDFSAQATGFIGTVHPLHLPAGGLDAWGALFGDYEISQPFPQLGREIHLLLETEKDTSEISRFEGLKVESPRLRGMAARGWRLGAPQDSGCIWWLERPVQFPDGSTHAAMFYFSDGIFTGGGDWEDKEQTLGKLSLEQPYARTKTSERKFDELDAVTVSELLRGLALLAETAVK